A window from Roseburia sp. 499 encodes these proteins:
- a CDS encoding hydratase produces the protein MIKLHDGGAYLVNGTTLVEDNAQAAAAINAAVGKNITKEEAAKNTIAYGILADHNTSGNMDKLKIKFDKLTSHDITFVGIIQTARASGLEKFPVPYVLTNCHNSLCAVGGTINEDDHMFGLTCAKKYGGVYVPPHQAVIHQYAREMLAGGGKMILGSDSHTRYGALGTMAMGEGGPELVKQLLNKTYDINMPKVVGVYMTGKPEKGVGPQDVALAIIGAVFANGYVNNKVMEFVGPGVSNLSADFRIGVDVMTTETTCLSSIWRTDDTIREFYDIHGRTEDYKELNPGQVTYYDGMIEVDLSKVKPMIAMPFHPSNTYTIEELNANLMDILDDCEKKALVSLDGAVDFTLKDKVRNGKLYVDQGIIAGCAGGGFENICDAADILKGASIGSDEFTLSVYPASMPVYMELVKNGAAATLMETGAILKTAFCGPCFGAGDTPSNNGFSIRHSTRNFPNREGSKLQSGQIASVALMDARSIAATAANKGYLTPATDMDVNYGKPKYHFDSNIYANRVFDSKGVADPEQEIKFGPNIKDWPAMSALPQNMVLKVVSEIHDPVTTTDELIPSGETSSYRSNPLGLAEFTLSRKDPAYVGRAKEIQKAQKAVEAGECPIDAVPELKDVMATVNEKFPEAGKGNIGFGSTIFAVKPGDGSAREQAASCQKVLGGWANIANEYATKRYRSNLINWGMLPFLIPEGELPFANGDYIFIPEVRKAVEERKTEFTAYVVKDNSLKEFTLKMGELTEDERTIILKGCLINYYRG, from the coding sequence ATGATAAAATTGCATGATGGCGGTGCATATCTGGTAAATGGAACCACTCTGGTGGAAGATAATGCACAGGCAGCAGCGGCGATTAATGCAGCTGTTGGGAAGAATATCACAAAGGAAGAAGCAGCGAAAAACACCATTGCATATGGTATCCTTGCAGACCACAATACGTCTGGAAACATGGACAAACTGAAAATTAAGTTCGATAAATTGACATCTCATGATATTACATTTGTTGGAATTATTCAGACAGCAAGAGCATCAGGATTAGAAAAATTCCCAGTGCCATATGTATTGACAAACTGTCATAATTCTCTTTGTGCTGTAGGTGGAACCATCAATGAAGATGACCACATGTTTGGTCTAACTTGTGCTAAGAAGTACGGTGGAGTGTATGTACCACCTCATCAGGCAGTTATTCATCAGTATGCAAGAGAAATGCTTGCAGGTGGTGGAAAGATGATTTTAGGATCTGACTCTCATACACGTTATGGTGCATTAGGAACCATGGCAATGGGTGAAGGTGGACCGGAGCTGGTAAAACAGTTATTAAATAAGACTTATGATATCAATATGCCAAAGGTAGTAGGTGTATACATGACAGGAAAGCCGGAGAAGGGCGTAGGACCTCAGGACGTGGCACTTGCTATTATCGGAGCAGTATTTGCAAATGGCTACGTAAATAATAAAGTAATGGAATTCGTAGGACCTGGTGTATCTAACTTAAGTGCAGATTTCCGTATCGGTGTGGACGTTATGACAACAGAAACAACTTGTCTGTCTTCTATTTGGAGAACAGATGATACGATTCGTGAATTCTATGACATTCATGGCAGAACAGAAGATTATAAAGAATTAAATCCGGGACAGGTAACCTACTACGACGGAATGATTGAAGTAGATTTAAGTAAAGTAAAACCAATGATTGCAATGCCATTCCATCCAAGCAATACCTATACCATTGAAGAATTAAATGCAAACCTTATGGATATTTTGGATGATTGTGAGAAGAAGGCATTAGTAAGCTTAGATGGTGCAGTAGATTTTACACTGAAAGATAAAGTAAGAAACGGAAAACTCTATGTTGACCAGGGAATCATAGCAGGATGTGCTGGTGGTGGATTCGAAAATATCTGTGATGCAGCAGACATCTTAAAGGGTGCAAGCATCGGTTCTGATGAATTTACCTTAAGTGTATATCCGGCAAGTATGCCTGTTTATATGGAACTGGTAAAGAACGGAGCAGCAGCAACTTTGATGGAAACAGGAGCTATTTTAAAGACTGCATTCTGTGGACCATGTTTTGGTGCCGGAGATACTCCAAGCAACAACGGATTCTCTATTCGTCACTCCACTAGAAACTTCCCGAACCGTGAAGGTTCCAAGCTTCAGAGTGGACAGATTGCATCTGTAGCATTAATGGATGCTCGTTCTATTGCAGCAACTGCAGCAAATAAGGGTTACTTAACACCTGCAACAGATATGGATGTAAACTATGGTAAGCCAAAATATCATTTTGACAGCAATATTTACGCAAATCGTGTATTTGACAGCAAAGGTGTTGCAGATCCGGAACAGGAAATTAAATTTGGTCCAAATATCAAAGACTGGCCGGCAATGAGTGCATTGCCACAGAACATGGTATTAAAAGTTGTTTCTGAGATTCATGACCCTGTTACCACAACCGATGAATTGATTCCTTCCGGAGAAACATCTTCTTATCGTTCTAACCCGTTGGGACTGGCAGAATTTACTCTGTCCAGAAAAGATCCTGCATATGTAGGACGTGCAAAGGAGATTCAGAAGGCACAGAAGGCAGTAGAAGCTGGAGAGTGTCCAATCGATGCAGTACCGGAATTAAAGGATGTTATGGCAACGGTAAATGAGAAGTTCCCAGAGGCAGGAAAAGGAAATATTGGATTCGGAAGTACTATCTTTGCAGTAAAACCAGGTGATGGTTCTGCAAGAGAGCAGGCAGCTTCTTGTCAGAAAGTATTAGGTGGATGGGCAAACATTGCCAACGAATATGCAACCAAGCGTTATCGTTCTAACCTTATTAACTGGGGAATGCTTCCATTCCTGATTCCGGAGGGAGAACTTCCATTCGCAAATGGAGATTATATTTTTATTCCGGAAGTGCGTAAGGCAGTAGAAGAACGTAAGACAGAATTTACAGCATATGTAGTAAAGGATAATAGTCTCAAGGAGTTCACTCTGAAAATGGGAGAACTGACAGAAGATGAACGTACCATTATTTTGAAGGGATGCCTGATTAATTACTACAGAGGATAG
- a CDS encoding sensor histidine kinase, with product MKKLRYSTGLKATMVVIQQILFVVLIISILLVTTLFQKNILDFSEIRNKSFPTSAYFSALFQESAEDIFNFVELRKKFETEGNYDTEKRIDIQKYYSSQGRAGDISDDKFAEGDGQARYYYLGELVEWARSYTMSEYEFNSSYYIGDGIHQKQIVTREGAPIYNQEKVIATLGDMSVELQELIVSNVEHYYGGSYKVTGMEEGSSASSSITSIEDTAENTDENYLPDIVQKVINGGLYELDSNELSMLLQDMGMEQGSHVSDYNFVDESYFSVEGKGIWNDYIQGKCTEVQMQKAYEALEYTLENIGQEVNTYKKCLNRYNLGKEGSNVGYWIKRGNEDRVYTNLEDKDVDDLIAYGKQMGKYFFYRESDMRLETDVKGMEDVFYNGIEQIYGGKGNVLFVCVNTSFPQEDSFYEAKQEYNRMYPWIYIGTSAIVISALGYLICFIYLSTVAGKGGENGEENQLCWFDKIPTELVFIASFVSVIVTIFTYGEVFYRFTASELAGLLIMSGVLAFVSSALFMLFYLSFVRRIRAGVLWNQSITHWIVRAIGSIFQARRPVTKLLICFGIHFLGCFIVIPLIMEWNSPYQMFGLCCFIVMSLAEGVFIVREGIQRNKVLEGIKNISEGDLEFKIDTQELKGDNKKFAEAVNKIGDGLFHAVDDSMKNERLKADLITNVSHDIKTPLTSIVNYVDLLKREDIPNERAQNYIAVLEQKSQRLKQLTEDLLEASKISSGNITLQMERINFVELVYQTGGEFNEKFEAKGLTAVTKLPREPVVIMADGRRIWRVVENLYNNVAKYAMANTRVYVDMEVDEEWVSLSIKNISQNALNIQADELTERFIRGDVSRSTEGSGLGLSIAKNLTKLMGGEFEIYLDGDLFKVTIGFKREPARENMSED from the coding sequence ATGAAAAAGCTTCGATATTCTACCGGATTAAAAGCAACCATGGTGGTTATTCAACAGATTCTGTTTGTTGTATTGATTATATCGATACTGTTGGTAACAACTCTTTTCCAGAAAAATATTTTGGATTTTAGTGAAATCAGAAATAAGTCATTCCCAACTTCGGCATACTTTTCGGCGCTATTTCAGGAATCGGCGGAAGATATTTTTAATTTTGTAGAGCTTCGGAAGAAGTTTGAGACCGAAGGAAATTATGATACGGAGAAAAGGATTGATATCCAAAAATATTATAGTAGTCAGGGAAGAGCCGGGGATATTTCGGACGATAAGTTTGCGGAAGGCGATGGACAAGCCAGATACTATTATTTGGGAGAACTGGTAGAATGGGCAAGAAGCTATACTATGTCAGAGTATGAATTTAATTCCAGTTACTATATCGGTGATGGGATACATCAGAAGCAAATCGTGACCAGAGAGGGAGCGCCGATTTATAATCAGGAAAAGGTAATTGCAACCTTGGGAGATATGAGTGTAGAACTTCAGGAGCTCATTGTTTCTAATGTAGAGCATTACTATGGCGGTTCTTATAAAGTGACTGGGATGGAGGAAGGCAGTAGTGCGTCATCTTCCATAACATCAATAGAAGATACCGCAGAAAATACGGATGAAAACTATCTCCCAGATATTGTACAAAAGGTAATTAATGGTGGATTGTATGAATTGGACAGCAATGAGTTGAGTATGCTTTTGCAGGATATGGGCATGGAACAGGGGAGCCATGTTTCTGATTATAATTTTGTGGATGAGTCATATTTTTCTGTAGAAGGAAAAGGTATCTGGAATGATTATATTCAGGGAAAATGTACCGAGGTTCAGATGCAAAAGGCGTATGAGGCATTGGAATATACGCTGGAAAATATAGGACAAGAAGTAAATACTTACAAGAAATGTTTAAACCGCTACAATCTGGGAAAAGAAGGAAGCAATGTTGGTTATTGGATAAAAAGAGGTAATGAAGACAGGGTATACACAAATCTGGAAGACAAAGATGTGGATGATTTGATAGCCTATGGAAAGCAGATGGGGAAATACTTCTTCTATAGAGAGTCTGATATGCGTTTGGAGACAGATGTAAAGGGCATGGAAGATGTTTTCTACAATGGAATTGAGCAGATATATGGTGGAAAAGGGAATGTTCTTTTTGTTTGTGTAAACACGTCTTTTCCGCAGGAAGATAGTTTTTATGAGGCAAAACAGGAATATAATCGCATGTATCCATGGATTTATATTGGAACCAGCGCCATAGTAATCAGCGCACTAGGTTATCTCATTTGTTTTATTTATTTAAGTACGGTTGCCGGAAAGGGCGGAGAAAATGGTGAGGAGAATCAGTTGTGTTGGTTTGATAAGATTCCTACAGAGTTGGTATTTATTGCATCATTTGTTTCTGTTATAGTAACGATTTTTACGTATGGTGAGGTGTTTTATCGATTTACCGCATCTGAACTGGCCGGTCTTTTGATTATGTCCGGTGTACTTGCTTTCGTTAGTTCGGCGTTATTTATGTTGTTTTACTTAAGTTTCGTAAGGAGAATTCGTGCAGGAGTATTATGGAATCAAAGTATCACGCATTGGATTGTGCGAGCAATTGGAAGTATATTTCAGGCGCGTAGACCGGTGACCAAGTTGCTGATTTGCTTTGGAATACATTTTTTGGGATGTTTTATTGTGATTCCGCTAATAATGGAGTGGAACAGTCCGTATCAGATGTTTGGGCTATGTTGCTTTATTGTTATGAGCCTGGCGGAAGGTGTATTTATTGTAAGAGAGGGTATTCAACGCAATAAGGTGTTAGAAGGAATCAAAAATATTTCCGAAGGAGACCTAGAGTTTAAGATAGATACACAGGAGTTAAAGGGAGATAATAAGAAGTTTGCAGAGGCAGTAAATAAGATTGGTGATGGATTGTTTCATGCAGTAGATGACAGCATGAAAAATGAGCGTCTAAAGGCAGATTTAATTACCAATGTTTCACATGACATTAAGACCCCTCTTACTTCCATTGTTAACTATGTGGATTTGTTGAAAAGAGAGGATATTCCAAATGAACGGGCACAGAATTATATTGCAGTATTAGAACAGAAGTCTCAGAGGTTGAAGCAGTTGACAGAAGACTTGCTAGAAGCATCTAAGATAAGTTCCGGAAATATCACTCTTCAAATGGAACGTATCAATTTCGTAGAACTGGTATATCAGACCGGTGGAGAATTTAATGAAAAGTTTGAAGCGAAGGGATTGACTGCGGTTACCAAGCTTCCGAGAGAACCGGTAGTTATTATGGCAGATGGCAGAAGAATCTGGCGTGTTGTAGAAAATCTTTACAATAACGTGGCAAAATATGCTATGGCAAATACTCGCGTATATGTGGATATGGAAGTAGATGAGGAATGGGTGAGTCTTTCCATTAAGAATATTTCGCAGAATGCGTTGAATATCCAGGCGGATGAACTGACGGAGCGTTTCATTCGAGGAGATGTGTCAAGAAGTACCGAAGGAAGCGGCCTTGGTCTATCTATTGCAAAGAATCTTACTAAACTTATGGGGGGAGAATTTGAAATTTATTTGGATGGTGACTTGTTTAAGGTTACCATTGGATTTAAACGAGAGCCGGCACGGGAAAATATGTCTGAAGATTGA
- a CDS encoding response regulator transcription factor, protein MKNILVCDDDKEIVDAIEIYLQQEGYHILKAYDGEQALEVLREQEVHLLIIDVMMPKLDGIRATLKIREESSIPIIILSAKSEDADKILGLNIGADDYVTKPFNPLELVARVKSQLRRYTQLGNAAESSQRIYQVGGLIINDDLKEVTVDDELVKLTPIEYNILLLLVKNQGKVFSINQIYESIWNEDAIGADNTVAVHIRHIREKIEINPKEPRYLKVVWGVGYKIEKSK, encoded by the coding sequence ATGAAAAATATTTTAGTATGTGATGATGACAAAGAAATTGTAGATGCAATAGAGATATATTTGCAGCAGGAGGGATATCATATCCTAAAGGCATATGATGGTGAACAGGCATTGGAAGTGTTGAGAGAGCAAGAGGTTCATCTTTTGATTATTGATGTGATGATGCCGAAGTTGGATGGAATTCGTGCCACGTTGAAGATTCGAGAAGAAAGTAGTATCCCGATTATTATTTTATCTGCAAAATCTGAGGATGCAGATAAGATATTAGGGCTTAATATTGGGGCAGATGATTATGTGACAAAGCCATTTAATCCATTGGAGTTAGTTGCACGAGTAAAATCTCAGTTGCGGCGATATACACAGCTTGGCAATGCGGCAGAAAGCAGCCAGAGAATTTATCAGGTGGGTGGTCTGATTATTAATGATGACCTAAAAGAAGTGACGGTAGATGATGAACTGGTGAAACTGACTCCGATTGAATATAATATTTTGTTGTTATTGGTGAAGAATCAGGGAAAAGTATTTTCCATTAATCAGATATATGAAAGTATATGGAACGAAGATGCAATCGGAGCAGATAATACGGTAGCAGTGCATATTCGCCATATTCGAGAGAAGATAGAAATCAATCCAAAGGAACCAAGATATCTGAAAGTGGTATGGGGAGTAGGATATAAAATAGAAAAATCAAAATAA